CTTTTGGACTAGCTAAGTATGGGTATGAAAGACACCGTGACCTAGAATTTTATCAACCTAATGATGATAAAATGCAAAAGCTTATAAAATATATTCTTAGAAAACAAGATATTAAAAAACAGTTAACAGCTGAAAAAAATAGATATCAAGCACCAGACCAAAAATATACAAAAGATTCTCACCAAAGAATGATAGAGTTCTATAAACAAGAAATTATGATTATAGAAAGCCTTATAAATGAGTTAGTCGATGATTGCCAATACTTAGCAAAAGCTAGAGATCTATTAGTTAAAGAGGTTACTGGTCTAGGAAATGCTACAGCCACATCTTTACTTGCTTTGATGCCTGAGTTAGGAAACTTAAACCGTAAACAAGTGGCTTCTTTAGCAGGAGTAGCTCCATATCCGTATGAAAGTGGCAAGAAAGTTGGCTATAGAAAGACTTACGGCGGTAGAGCTGATTTAAAACCTATATTATTTATGTCAGCATTAACTGCTGCTAGAAGTAAAGGTAAACTTGGAATATTTTATAGAGACCTTGTTGAAAAGGGTAAAAAGAAGATGGTAGCCCTTGTAGCTGTTATGAGAAAAATTATAGTCATTGCTAATGCTAAAATTAGAGATCTAAAAAGAGATTTGAAGATTTTATAAATAAATTAGCAACATAGTTGATGACAGTTGAAGTTTTCAGCTACACTACTTTTTAAAAGCTGGAAAACCCAATTTTTCCCTAGCGCTGTAATATTCTTTAGCTACTTCTAG
This Francisella opportunistica DNA region includes the following protein-coding sequences:
- a CDS encoding IS110 family transposase, translating into MYHNFIGIDISKNDFVVAIHGKKKTFKYLNNLTGFDELLSDHPILKDKSFVVVETTGGYEKALLEYLITKNIVVHRANTRIVKHFIRSTGQLGKSDNIDAFGLAKYGYERHRDLEFYQPNDDKMQKLIKYILRKQDIKKQLTAEKNRYQAPDQKYTKDSHQRMIEFYKQEIMIIESLINELVDDCQYLAKARDLLVKEVTGLGNATATSLLALMPELGNLNRKQVASLAGVAPYPYESGKKVGYRKTYGGRADLKPILFMSALTAARSKGKLGIFYRDLVEKGKKKMVALVAVMRKIIVIANAKIRDLKRDLKIL